A region of the Bryobacteraceae bacterium genome:
GCCCGCCGAGAACTGTTCAACCAGTTTTTCGGCGTGGCGGAGTGCTTCCGGAGTGAGCTTCTGCCCGCTCAGCATGCGGGCGATCTCGCGGATGCGCTCCTTCCTGCCGAGCAGTTCCACGCCGGCGGCGGTGCGGCCGCCGGCTTCGCTTTTCGAGACCAGATAATGGTGGTCGGCGAAGCCGGCGATCTGCGCCAGGTGCGTGACGCAGAGCACCTGGTGGCGCCGCGCCAGCTCGCGCAGGCGGCGGCCGATCATCTCGCCGGCGGCGCCGCCGACGCCCGCATCCACTTCGTCAAACACCAGCGTGCGCGCGGCGCCCTTCTCGGCCGGGGCCATGCACGTCTTGATGGCGAGCGCGACGCGCGACAGCTCGCCGCCGCTGGCCACGCGGTCCAGCGGGCGCGGCTCTTCGCCGGCATTGGCGGAAAACAGAAACTGCACCGCGTCCATGCCCTCCTCGCCCGGCTCGCACGGCTCCACCTGGATGCGGAACACCGCGCCCGGCATCGCCAGCCCGGCGAGCTCCTCCTGCACCTTCCTGCCCAGCCGCCGCGCTGCCCGCAGCCGCGTCTCCCGCAACTGGCCGGCCAGCTCGCGGTAGTGCGCCTCGTGCTCCGCGATCAGCCGTTCCAGCTCCGCACGCCGCCCGCTGGCGCTCTCGAGCGCCGCCAGCCTGGATGAGACGTCTTCGAAGAAAGAGAGGATCTCCTCGATCGTCGTCCCATACTTGCGTTTCAGACGCTCGATGAGCGCCAGGCGGGACTCGACCTCCTCCAGCCGCCGCGGGTCGGCCCCCAGCCGGCCCAGGTAGTGGCGCAGCTCATGGCTCGCCTCCTGGATGGCGATCTGCGCGGGCCGCAGCGTTTCCACCAGCGGTTCGAGCGTCGCATCAATGCGCGCGGCCTCTTCCAGCCGCTTCAGCGCCTGGCCGACGGCCGACGCGGCGCTCTCTTCCGACTCTTCCAGCAGCGCGTAGGCCGACGCCACGCTCTCGCTGAGCCGCGCCACGTTGCGCAGGACCCGGCGCTCATTCTCAAGCTGCGCGTCTTCGCCGGGCTTCAGCGCCGCAGCGGCAATTTCGTTGCGCTGCATCGACCAGAGGTCGGCCAGCCGCGCCCGTTCCTGTTCGGCACGGTCCAGTTCGGCCAGCTCCCGCTGCGCGCCGCGCCAGGCGCGCCAGGCCTCGCGCAGTGCGGCGAGCAGTTCGCGCGCGCCCGCCGCCTCATCGAGCATTTCGCGCTGCGCCTCCGGCGAAAACAGTTTCTGCTGGTCATGCTGGCCGTGGATGTCGCCGAGGAATGGAGCGATCTCGCGCAGGAAAGCGATGGTAACGGGGCGCGAGCCGGCCCAGGCGCGGGACTTGCCGGACGCCGTGATTTCACGCTCCACAAGCAGCTCGCCGTCTTCGGCGGCAACGCCCGCCTGCTCGAGCAGCTCGCGGAAACGGTCGTCGGCGGGCGCCTCGAAAATGCCGGAGACGAACGCGCGCTCTTCGCCGGTGCGGATCATGTCGGCCGAGGCGCGGCCTCCGAACAGCAGGCTGAGCGCGCCGACGATGAGGCTCTTGCCGCTGCCCGTCTCGCCGGTGAGCGCGTTGAAGCCCGGATGCAGGCGCAGGCGCAGCCGTTCGACCACGGCCAGGTTTTCGACGGCGAGTTCCACCAGCATTCAGCACAAGTATAAAATCCCCGCCGCCGGCCGGACCGACGTAGCGGAAACAAATCCAGGAGGAAATGATTCAGGCCCCGCGGCGGCGCGCTTCGATATGATGGTCGGGTAGAGCCAAACAGGGAGCGTGCATCTTGTTCCAGACGTTGCCCGCGGCCCTGCTCCAGCAGCATTCGCTGCTTGAGCTGGTGCTGGCGGCTTCCCCCGTTGCCAAGGTCGTCCTCGTTCTTCTGCTCGCCGCTTCGCTGATGAGCTGGACGGTGATTTTCGCCAAATGGTCCCAGTTCCGCCACTCGGGCGCGGCCAACGCGGCGTTTCTGCGGGCGTTCCGCAAGGCACCCGGGCTGGATGCGGTGGCGGTGGCGCTGGAGCAGTTCCGCGCCTCGCCGCTGACGGGCGTCTTCGATTTCGGCTACCAGGAAGTGGCGCGGCAGTTGAAGGCGCGCGGGCGCATCGTCAACAAGAATGCGCTGGAGCGTGCGCTCCAGCTCGGCATCAGTGAAGAGATCGCACGGCTGGAGCGGCGGATGAGCTGGCTGGCGACTACCGCCTCCGTGTCGCCGTTCGTCGGCCTGTTCGGCACGGTGCTGGGCATCATTGATGCGTTCCAGGGGCTCGGCACCGCCGGCAGCACCAGTCTCCGCGCGGTGGCCCCGGGCATCAGCGAGGCGCTGGTGGCCACGGCCGCCGGCCTGGCGGCGGCGATCCCGGCAGCGGTGGCCTACAACGCCTTCGGTCACGCGATCAAGGAATTCGCCGCGCGCATGGACGACTTCGCGCTCGAGTTTCTCAACATGGTCGAGCGGCAATACGAGGAGTAGGGCGATGGGCTTTTCCCTCAACGGCGGAGGCGGCGGCGGTTCGCGCCGGCGCCGCCTCGACGCGCTCTCGGAAATCAACGTCGTCCCGCTGGTTGACGTCGTGCTCGTGCTGCTGATCATCTTCATGCTCACCGCACACGTGATGGAGTTCGGCCTGGAGGTCCAGGTACCGAAGGTGAAACAGGTGCGCGACAGCGCCGAGGAACTGCCCGTCGTCACCATCACGCGCAGCGGCGAACTGTATCTGAACGAGACGCCCGTGAACATCCACCGTCTGGGAGAGGAGTTCCGGCGGCGCTTCCCGGCGGCAAAGTCCGTTTACCTGCGCGCCGACGCGCAGACGATCTGGGACCCGATCGCCCAGGTGATCAGCGTGCTCGGCGACAACGGCCTGTATGTCCAGGTAGTGACGCAGCCCGAAGATGCGGGACGATGAAAACGGGGAGCCATGGAGCTGCGCCATGTCGATGTGCTCGAGGAGCGGGACGAGCTGCGGCGTCCGCTGCTCGCCTCGCTGGCGCTGCACGCGGCCGTCTTCGGTTTGATCGCCGTGCTGAGCCTCGCGGGCGTGGGCCGGCGCCAGAGCTGGGGTGATCCAAATTCGTTCGGCGGGGGCCGCGCTTACGGCGTCACTCCGGTGCGCAACATCCCCATTGCCGGCCGCGGCGGGCCGGTGAACCGCGTGGCGTCTGACACGCAGTCGGAGGTCCCCACGCCGCCGAAGGCCGAACCGAAGAAGGCGGCCAAGGAGCCGGAGCCGGACGCCATCGCGATGAAGAGCCGCAAGGCGCAACGCAGCGCGCGCAGCCGGCGCGAAGAAGTGGCGCGCCGCGACGTGCGCGAGTTCGGCGAAAACCAGGTCTTCAGCCGCGCCGGACAGGCGGCGGCGAGTCCGATCTACGCGGCTGCGCCCGGATCGGGCGGCGTCGGCCTCGCGAGCGGCGCTCCCTTCGGGGCCCGCTGCGGCGGCTACGCGGCCGTCCTGCGCGACCGCGTCGCCCAGCACTGGCGCACCGAGCAGGTGGACCCGCGCATCCGCACGCTGCCCCCGGCCATCGTCGTCTTCGAACTGCACCGCAGCGGGCAGGTGCGCAACGTGCGGCTGGTGCAATCCAGCGGCAACGTTGCCCTCGATTATTCGGCCCAGCGCGCTATCTTGGAGGCAAGCCCGTTCGAGCCCATCCCGCCGGGCTGTGAAGGCAATCCCGCGATCGTTGAATTCTGGTTCGAGCTGAAACGATGAGGAAGAAAACCGTACTGCTGTTGCTGCTGGTGCTGGCCGCGGCTGCGGCCGCCTTTACCCAGGTGCAGAGCGACATCATCATCCGTCTCACCGGCGGCGCCAGGAAGGTGATCGCGCTGCCGGATTTCCGCGGCGCCGGCGCGTCGGCACAGTTTGCCGACCTGTTCAACCGCACCGTGTTTGAAGACGTCGAGCGCTCCGGCGTCTTCACCATGGCGCCGAAGAGCTTTTATCCGCTGAATCCGCCCCAGGTGGATCGCGACCTGCGGCAGCCCGCGCCCGGGCAACCGGACTGCGGCGGGCGCTGCCTGGCGGATTGGGCGGGCGCGCCGGTCAACGCCGACTATCTCGGCTTCGGCTATCTGGCCGAACAGGGAGGGCAGCTCGTCGCCTACGGCAATTTCTTCAACACAAGGATCGCCGAAGCGGGCGCGGCGAGAGTCTTCACGAAGCTCTACACGGGCGAGCTCAGCGAGGCCGGCGCCCGCCGGATCGCCCACGAATACGCCGCTGATATCCTCCAGCAGTTCGGCGTGCCGTCGCTGGTCGGCACGAAGATTTACTTCGTCAGCGACCGTCAGGGCAAGGGAACAAAGGAGATCTGGGTGATGGACTTCGACGGCTCCAACCAGCGCCGCCTCACCTACTTCAATTCGATCAGCACCATGCCTTCGGTCTCGCCCGACGGGCGCCGGCTGGCCTTCACCACCTATGCGAAGGGCCAGCCGCAGATCATGATGTATTCCACTGAAACCGGCCGCTTCATTCCGTTCCGCAATTCGGCGGCGCCCACCAACGCGCAGGCCTCATTCACGCCGGATGGCCGCCATGTGCTTTACGCGTCCTCGGTGAGCGGGTACATGCAGATCTACATTGCCGAGCTCGACGGCAGCAACCCGCGGCGGCTCACCAACACCCGCGCCATCGAGGCGGAGCCGAAGGTGAACCCGAAGACCGGCGCCGACATCGTGTTTGTAAGCGGGCGGGGCGGACTTCAGCAGATATATAGAATGAATATGGACGGCGCGGACGTCGAGCGGCTGACCAACGGAGAAGGCGAGGCGGGCAATCCGGCCTGGCATCCCGAAGGGAGGCATATCGCGTTCGCCTGGACCAAGGGCTACGCTCCGGGCAACTGGAACCTGTTTGTCATGGACGTGGCCTCGAAAGAAACGGTGCAGCTCACCTTTGGCCAGGGTAGGAACGAGAATCCGAGCTGGGCGCCGGACGGGCGCCATCTGGCTTTCTGTTCCAACCGCACCGGTTCGTACCAGATCTTCACCATGCTGGCCGACGGCACGGGCGTCAGGCAACTGACGACGGAGGGCAACAACTGGATGCCGGTCTGGTCGAAGTGAGCCGACAAGAGGGAAGAAGAGGACAAGAAAACGCCTCGGCTGAGAATCAGAAATAAGGGAGGCTGATCGCCCATCATGAAGCGCATGTTGAAACCCCGGCACATCGCCATCGGACTGTTGAGCGTGTTCCTGCTGCTGTTCGCGGCGGGCTGCAAGAAGAAGCAGCCCGCGCCGCCTCCGCCTCCGCCGCCGCCCCCGCCGGCCAGGGAAGAACCGAAGCCGGCCGCAGCGGTCATCCGTTCCTTTGTGGCTGAGCCTTCCACCATCACCCGCGGACAGAGCTCGACGCTGCGCTGGAGCGTGGAGAACGCGAGCGAAGTGGTCATCGACCAGGGCATCGGCGCGGTTCCGCTGCGCGGCGAGCGGATCGTGTCGCCCAGTTCAACGACCACCTACCGCATGACCGCGCGCAGCGCCGGCGGCGATGCCGTGGCCGCCGCGACCGTCACCGTGACCGCTCCCCCGCCACCGCCGCCTCCGCCCGCCAAGCCGAAGCCGAGCCTGTCGGAGCGGATTGCCAAAGAAGTTCAGGATATCTTCTTCGATTACGACAAGAGTGAAATCCGCGAAGACGCCCGCGCTACCCTCCAGCGCAATGTGGAGGCGATCAAGGCGATCCTGAACGACTTTCCGTCAGCCTCGATCCTCATCGAGGGCCACTGCGACGAGCGCGGCTCGGCCGAATACAACCTCGGCCTCGGCGACCGCCGCGCCAACGCGACCAAGGAGTTCCTGGTCCAGCTCGGCGTCCCGGCCGACCGGCTGAAGACGATCTCCTACGGCAAGGAGCGGCCCTTCTGCACCGAGTCGAACGAGAGCTGCTGGCAACTGAACCGCCGCGCCCACTTCGTCGGCGTGGAGTAAGCCTGTCATGGCCGGGACGCTCCCCCTGCGGACGTCCCGGCCCATTCGCCTGGGAGGAAGTCCGATGCGAATTCTCCTGATTGCGGCCGCCGTGCTGCTGTCTTCCGGCGTCTCGATGGCGCAGAGAAGGGACGCACTCGTTGAGCTGAGCCGCGACGTGGCCCTGCTCCAGGAAGAAGTGCGCCTGATGAACAAGAACCAGAACGAGCGGCTGGCGCAGATGGAAGAGACGCTCAAGGCGATGCAGGAGCAGCTCGCCGCCGCCAACCGCGCCCTCGCAGTGCTGGACAGCGGGCTGAAAAAACGGCTGGAGGATTCGATGGTCAAACCGCTCTCCGGCGTCACCGGAAAGGTCGACTCGCTCAGCCAGGACTTCGGATATGTGCGCGAGACGCTGGCCGAGATCAATACCCGTCTGGGCAAGCTGGATCAGCGCATCACCGATCTTGAGAACACCATCCGGACGATGCAGGCGCCGCCCGCGCCGCCCGCGGCCGCAACGCCTGCCGGCCCGCCGCCGGGCGTCTCCGCCAAGAGCCTCTATGATTCGGCGTTGCGGGATAAAATGGGCGGAAATTTCGACCTGGCCCTGAAGGAATTCAACGATTATCTTGCCTGGTTTGGCGACACGGAAATGGCGCCAAACGCCCAGTATTATATCGGAGAAATTCTCTACAACCAGAAGCAGTATGAGGAGGCCATGGCGGCCTTTGACAGGGTCCTCGAGGCTTATCCGAAAAATCCCAAAACGAATGATGCCCGGCTGATGAAGGCCCGGGCTCTGGCGCAACTGGGCCGCCGCGCCGAAGCCGAGCAGGAGTTCCGCGCGCTGATCAGGGCCGCGCCGGGCAGCGATGCCGCACAGCGCGCCCGCGCCGAGCTCCAGAAGCTGACGGGCGGCCCGGCGAGGAAGCGTTAGCCCGCAGGACCACATCATTCCAGCGAGCTGATCCCACAGAACAGATGAGAAGATGACGTCCCCTGCACAGCCTCGGCCCGGCCCATCGACCGTCGCGGAACTGGCCTCCGCACTCTCGCTCTGGCTGTTGCGGCCGGAGCTGACCGATGCTGCGGTGCTTGACCTGTGCCGCGAAGCCTCGGCGCGCCGGCTCGGCTCGGTGATCGTGTTTCCGTGTGTAGCCGAAGCGGCCGTGCGCGCCCTGGAGGGATCCGACACCACAGTCGTCGCCGTGGCCGGCTACCCGCATGGGGCCTCCACAACCGCTGCCAAGCTGTATGAGGCACGGGACCTGCTGCGGCGCGGCGTGCGCGAGGTGGGCTTTGTCATCGGCACCGGCAAGCT
Encoded here:
- the recN gene encoding DNA repair protein RecN, whose amino-acid sequence is MLVELAVENLAVVERLRLRLHPGFNALTGETGSGKSLIVGALSLLFGGRASADMIRTGEERAFVSGIFEAPADDRFRELLEQAGVAAEDGELLVEREITASGKSRAWAGSRPVTIAFLREIAPFLGDIHGQHDQQKLFSPEAQREMLDEAAGARELLAALREAWRAWRGAQRELAELDRAEQERARLADLWSMQRNEIAAAALKPGEDAQLENERRVLRNVARLSESVASAYALLEESEESAASAVGQALKRLEEAARIDATLEPLVETLRPAQIAIQEASHELRHYLGRLGADPRRLEEVESRLALIERLKRKYGTTIEEILSFFEDVSSRLAALESASGRRAELERLIAEHEAHYRELAGQLRETRLRAARRLGRKVQEELAGLAMPGAVFRIQVEPCEPGEEGMDAVQFLFSANAGEEPRPLDRVASGGELSRVALAIKTCMAPAEKGAARTLVFDEVDAGVGGAAGEMIGRRLRELARRHQVLCVTHLAQIAGFADHHYLVSKSEAGGRTAAGVELLGRKERIREIARMLSGQKLTPEALRHAEKLVEQFSAG
- a CDS encoding Tol-Pal system subunit TolQ; the encoded protein is MFQTLPAALLQQHSLLELVLAASPVAKVVLVLLLAASLMSWTVIFAKWSQFRHSGAANAAFLRAFRKAPGLDAVAVALEQFRASPLTGVFDFGYQEVARQLKARGRIVNKNALERALQLGISEEIARLERRMSWLATTASVSPFVGLFGTVLGIIDAFQGLGTAGSTSLRAVAPGISEALVATAAGLAAAIPAAVAYNAFGHAIKEFAARMDDFALEFLNMVERQYEE
- the exbD gene encoding biopolymer transporter ExbD, which codes for MGFSLNGGGGGGSRRRRLDALSEINVVPLVDVVLVLLIIFMLTAHVMEFGLEVQVPKVKQVRDSAEELPVVTITRSGELYLNETPVNIHRLGEEFRRRFPAAKSVYLRADAQTIWDPIAQVISVLGDNGLYVQVVTQPEDAGR